The following is a genomic window from Pseudothermotoga thermarum DSM 5069.
GCTTTTTCATGTTGTTCACCTCCTCTTGATTTAGTTTATCACACGTTGGAAGGCAACTTGTTTTAACAAAAGCAAAACCTTCAGCTGATAACGCAGTTAGAAAGGTACCGAAAAATTGGTTTGTATTTTGGCTTTAAGGTTTTGTATAATAAAGTAGGTTTCCATTCAAACAGGGAGGTGTAGCAATGAGGGTTAGGGTTGACGAAGCTGCATGCATAGGCTGTGGAGTTTGTGAGAGTCTTTGCCCAGAGGTTTTCAAACTTGGAGACGATGGAAAGGCAAAGGTTATCCAACCTGAAACAGAACTTGATTGTGCAAAGGATGCTGCAGACAGTTGCCCAACAGGCGCC
Proteins encoded in this region:
- a CDS encoding ferredoxin, with the translated sequence MRVRVDEAACIGCGVCESLCPEVFKLGDDGKAKVIQPETELDCAKDAADSCPTGAITVE